A genomic region of Verrucomicrobiia bacterium contains the following coding sequences:
- a CDS encoding ZIP family metal transporter: MEYIILLSSIVLGAVVVFAFKLHEPRHVKVLNSFTGAFLLSLTLLHLLPELYHDHDHDRSATEQRITEQAHDHEHPPGDSHVHGEPKAPRSMEQYALLLGALMLGGFFVQLALDFISMGIEHGHSHHLHGHAPYGVVAGLCIHAFVEALALGNPLTTYNPESRHLLLLSIVVHNFPVSIALLGMLLHWGLPRNRALGVLALFAAMAPIGMFLSGHFIWLADHSRELMAIVIGIFMHISTTILFESSDAHKIHTGKLAAIILGTVLGVVTVMLH, from the coding sequence ATGGAATACATCATTCTCCTATCCAGCATTGTGCTGGGCGCCGTGGTGGTCTTCGCATTCAAGCTCCATGAGCCCCGCCATGTCAAGGTCCTCAACTCCTTCACGGGCGCCTTTTTGCTGAGCCTCACCTTGCTCCACCTGCTCCCGGAACTGTATCACGATCATGATCATGATCGTTCGGCAACGGAGCAGCGGATCACGGAACAGGCGCACGACCACGAGCACCCACCAGGCGACTCGCATGTGCATGGCGAACCCAAGGCCCCCCGCAGCATGGAACAATACGCGTTGCTGCTCGGCGCGCTCATGCTCGGGGGTTTCTTCGTCCAGCTGGCGCTGGATTTCATCTCGATGGGAATTGAACATGGCCATTCGCATCACCTGCACGGCCATGCGCCTTACGGTGTCGTCGCGGGCCTGTGCATTCACGCGTTCGTCGAGGCCCTCGCGCTGGGGAATCCCCTCACGACCTACAACCCCGAGTCTCGCCATCTGCTGCTGCTCAGCATCGTGGTGCACAATTTCCCCGTCTCGATCGCGTTGCTCGGGATGTTGTTGCACTGGGGCCTGCCGCGAAACCGCGCCCTCGGCGTGCTCGCGCTCTTCGCCGCCATGGCGCCAATCGGAATGTTCCTGAGCGGACATTTCATCTGGCTGGCCGACCATTCGCGAGAATTGATGGCAATCGTCATCGGCATCTTCATGCACATCTCCACGACCATTCTCTTCGAAAGCAGCGATGCCCATAAAATCCACACGGGCAAGCTGGCGGCAATCATCCTGGGCACGGTCCTGGGCGTCGTCACTGTGATGCTCCACTGA
- a CDS encoding Fur family transcriptional regulator translates to MGTHRHHRRAALPELADRLRRRSHKLTGPRQAVLGILREQQHPLSIREIFGAMRSGDCDIATVYRSMHVLEKTGMVKRYVFADGVARFELLEEGDDGHHHHLVCTGCSGVVELEECPMDSLEDRIAEANGYKAVTHRLEFFGICPQCQSK, encoded by the coding sequence ATGGGAACGCATCGACATCATCGGCGCGCAGCGTTGCCGGAACTCGCCGATCGTTTGCGCCGCCGCTCGCACAAGCTGACCGGCCCGCGCCAGGCTGTCCTCGGAATTCTTCGCGAACAACAGCATCCATTGTCCATCCGCGAAATCTTCGGCGCGATGCGCTCCGGGGATTGCGACATCGCGACCGTCTACCGCTCCATGCATGTGTTGGAAAAGACAGGCATGGTGAAGCGCTATGTCTTTGCCGACGGGGTTGCGCGCTTTGAATTGCTGGAGGAGGGTGACGACGGTCACCATCATCATCTCGTCTGCACGGGTTGCTCGGGCGTGGTGGAACTCGAGGAATGTCCCATGGATTCGCTCGAAGATCGCATCGCGGAAGCCAATGGATACAAAGCCGTGACACATCGCCTGGAGTTCTTCGGCATCTGTCCGCAGTGCCAGTCGAAGTGA